One window of the Mycobacterium xenopi genome contains the following:
- a CDS encoding LLM class F420-dependent oxidoreductase, which translates to MRFGLFIPQGWRLDLVGIAPAKHWAVMRELAAYADASAWDSLWVYDHFHTVPVPTGEATHEAWSLMAAYAAATSRIKLGQMCTAMSYRNPVYLAKVAATVDVISGGRVQMGIGGGWYEHEWRAYGYGFPSAKVRLGRLDEGVQIMRDAWRDGKVSFAGEHYQADGAIVAPKPLQDNGIPLWIAGGGEKVTLRIAAKYAQYTNFTPEPEAFSRKSEALARHCRDVGTDFDAIVRSVNVNAVVGTSESEVNERLQRIRDRMIAYVPESAADAMIAGTSGPESAVGTPKRVIERLERLRELGCRYVICYFPEAAYDRSGVELFEREVIPALG; encoded by the coding sequence ATGCGTTTTGGACTGTTCATTCCGCAGGGCTGGCGGCTGGACCTGGTGGGTATCGCACCCGCCAAACATTGGGCGGTGATGCGCGAGCTGGCCGCCTACGCCGACGCCAGCGCGTGGGATTCACTGTGGGTCTACGACCACTTCCACACCGTGCCGGTGCCGACCGGCGAAGCCACCCACGAGGCGTGGTCGCTGATGGCGGCCTATGCGGCGGCGACATCGCGGATCAAGCTGGGTCAGATGTGCACGGCGATGAGCTACCGCAACCCGGTTTATCTGGCCAAGGTGGCCGCGACGGTCGATGTTATCTCCGGCGGCCGAGTGCAGATGGGCATCGGCGGCGGCTGGTACGAACACGAATGGCGCGCTTACGGTTACGGGTTTCCATCCGCGAAAGTCCGGCTCGGGCGGCTCGACGAGGGTGTGCAGATCATGCGCGACGCGTGGCGCGACGGCAAAGTCAGCTTCGCCGGTGAGCACTATCAGGCCGACGGGGCAATCGTGGCCCCGAAGCCGTTGCAGGACAATGGTATTCCGTTGTGGATTGCCGGCGGCGGGGAGAAGGTGACGCTGCGGATCGCCGCGAAATACGCGCAATACACCAATTTCACCCCGGAGCCGGAGGCGTTCTCCCGCAAATCTGAAGCGCTGGCCCGCCACTGCCGCGACGTCGGCACCGACTTCGATGCGATCGTGCGCTCGGTCAACGTGAACGCCGTGGTAGGCACCTCGGAGTCCGAGGTGAACGAGCGGCTGCAACGCATCCGCGACCGAATGATCGCATACGTGCCCGAATCGGCGGCCGATGCGATGATCGCCGGCACCAGCGGCCCCGAATCGGCCGTCGGCACGCCGAAGCGGGTGATCGAGCGGCTCGAGCGCCTGCGTGAGCTGGGCTGCCGCTACGTCATCTGCTACTTCCCGGAGGCCGCTTATGACAGGTCCGGTGTGGAGTTGTTCGAGCGCGAGGTGATCCCTGCGCTGGGCTAG
- a CDS encoding LLM class F420-dependent oxidoreductase — MELSGVGIWSSQLRYGDPAESAEAAAELDELGFTALWIPDVGGPVFDAVKRLLAATKQTVIATGILNLWMHAPDDVAKSHAELTAAHGDRFLLGIGVSHAPLIDAKQPGRYRKPLAATASFLDGLDAAAQPVPAERRVLAALGPKMLAMAATRARGAHPYLVTPEHTATARSVLGDGPLLLPEQTVILTNSADEARAIGTDWLRAYLALPNYAKNLLRTGFSSDDLAQVSDRLFDAIIAWGDEEAVMRRVAEHQAAGADHVCVQVLLADQTAFPREQWRRLAAACNA, encoded by the coding sequence GTGGAGCTTTCCGGGGTCGGAATATGGAGTAGCCAGCTGCGCTACGGCGATCCAGCCGAATCTGCCGAGGCCGCAGCGGAATTAGACGAGCTGGGCTTCACCGCGCTGTGGATTCCGGACGTCGGTGGTCCGGTCTTCGACGCAGTGAAGCGACTGCTTGCCGCCACCAAGCAGACCGTGATCGCCACGGGCATCCTCAACCTGTGGATGCATGCACCCGACGATGTCGCCAAATCCCATGCCGAGCTGACCGCTGCGCACGGAGACCGCTTTCTGCTGGGGATCGGTGTCAGCCACGCCCCGCTGATCGACGCGAAACAGCCGGGCAGATACCGTAAACCGCTGGCGGCGACGGCGTCGTTCCTGGACGGATTGGACGCCGCAGCACAGCCGGTGCCGGCCGAGCGGCGGGTGCTGGCGGCGCTGGGCCCGAAAATGCTGGCAATGGCTGCCACTCGTGCCCGAGGCGCCCACCCGTATCTCGTCACACCGGAGCACACCGCCACTGCGCGTTCGGTTTTGGGCGATGGCCCGTTGCTGCTGCCGGAGCAGACCGTGATCCTGACCAATAGCGCCGACGAGGCCCGCGCGATCGGAACCGATTGGCTGCGGGCGTATTTGGCGTTGCCGAACTATGCGAAAAACTTGTTGCGCACCGGGTTCTCCTCCGACGACCTGGCGCAGGTGAGCGATCGGCTCTTCGACGCGATCATCGCTTGGGGTGACGAGGAGGCCGTCATGCGCAGGGTTGCTGAGCATCAAGCCGCCGGTGCCGACCATGTCTGCGTGCAAGTGCTGCTGGCCGACCAGACGGCCTTCCCGCGCGAGCAATGGCGCCGACTAGCCGCCGCCTGCAACGCATAA
- a CDS encoding Zn-ribbon domain-containing OB-fold protein, with protein sequence MQKALAPDITTWPDDNPQLIGSRCADCGATTFPVQQRCPRCSGGQMSELLLPRRGTVVAWTTQGFPPGPPYAGPTGDAFSPFGVGLVQLGDVIRVEGRLTENDPAKLRFGMEVELTMVPLTTDDDGNEVMTFAFRPV encoded by the coding sequence ATGCAGAAGGCGCTGGCGCCGGACATCACTACCTGGCCCGACGACAACCCACAGCTGATCGGCAGCCGCTGCGCTGACTGCGGCGCCACCACCTTCCCAGTGCAGCAGCGCTGCCCGCGGTGCAGCGGTGGGCAGATGTCCGAGCTGTTGCTGCCGCGCCGGGGCACCGTGGTGGCCTGGACCACCCAGGGATTTCCGCCGGGGCCTCCCTATGCCGGTCCGACGGGTGACGCGTTCAGCCCGTTCGGGGTCGGCCTGGTTCAGCTTGGCGACGTGATCCGCGTCGAGGGCCGGCTCACCGAAAATGATCCGGCCAAGCTGCGGTTCGGGATGGAGGTCGAGCTGACCATGGTGCCGTTGACCACCGACGACGACGGCAACGAGGTCATGACATTCGCGTTCCGGCCGGTCTGA
- a CDS encoding FAD-dependent monooxygenase: MRVLISGASIAGPVVAYWLARRGFDVTVVERAPTLRKTGGHAVDLFRPAMEISANMGVLPRIEDRATKTTRLSIYHDGARRPIRVDLTKIYRTASDRHVEIMRDDLSEIYYDAGRDDIEYLFGDSITAISPDGDVTFERTPPRKFDVVVGADGLHSNVRRLTFGDDAGITQFLGAYLAVASVPKTLAPEGEMIGHVEIGRMAGVYSAHHLDDARAVFMFHSPELQCHHRDVPRQKDLLRNAFAGIHPRVDGWLECLDTTPAFYFDSITQLQLDTWSRGRVTLVGDAGYCPGPAVGGSTSLAVVGAYVLAGELARAGGDYQAAFTAYEHQLREPVRRSRAFARTAAKTVVPASRAALWAVTRGAQLVSALPSPLTRAVAKLNTKGVRMHDSIPVPDYTAGLWQH; encoded by the coding sequence GTGCGGGTCTTGATCTCGGGTGCCAGCATCGCCGGACCCGTGGTGGCCTACTGGCTGGCCAGGCGCGGCTTCGACGTCACGGTCGTCGAGCGCGCGCCGACGTTACGCAAAACCGGAGGCCACGCCGTCGACTTGTTCCGACCGGCGATGGAGATCTCCGCGAACATGGGCGTGCTGCCCCGCATCGAGGACCGCGCCACCAAGACGACGCGACTAAGCATCTACCATGACGGCGCGCGACGGCCGATCCGCGTCGACCTAACCAAGATCTACCGCACCGCCTCCGACCGGCATGTCGAGATCATGCGCGACGACCTCAGCGAGATCTACTACGACGCCGGTCGCGACGACATCGAGTACCTGTTCGGCGACTCGATCACGGCCATTTCACCCGACGGGGACGTGACGTTCGAGCGGACCCCGCCACGCAAGTTCGACGTCGTCGTCGGCGCCGACGGGCTACATTCCAACGTCAGGCGTTTGACTTTCGGTGACGACGCCGGCATCACCCAATTCCTCGGGGCATATCTGGCGGTGGCGTCAGTGCCGAAAACGCTTGCGCCCGAGGGGGAAATGATCGGTCACGTCGAAATCGGCCGGATGGCCGGGGTCTACAGCGCGCATCACCTGGACGATGCACGGGCGGTATTCATGTTCCACAGCCCTGAACTGCAATGCCACCATCGAGATGTGCCGCGGCAGAAGGACTTATTGCGCAACGCATTCGCCGGAATACATCCGCGGGTGGACGGTTGGCTCGAATGCCTCGACACCACGCCGGCGTTCTACTTCGACTCCATCACCCAGTTGCAGCTGGACACATGGTCGCGTGGGCGGGTGACGCTCGTCGGTGACGCGGGATACTGCCCGGGTCCGGCCGTCGGCGGCAGCACCAGCCTGGCGGTGGTCGGCGCCTATGTGCTGGCCGGGGAACTCGCCCGCGCGGGCGGCGATTACCAGGCAGCGTTCACGGCCTACGAACACCAGCTGCGGGAACCGGTGCGACGCAGCCGCGCTTTCGCCCGCACTGCGGCCAAAACCGTCGTCCCCGCCTCCCGGGCCGCCCTGTGGGCGGTGACCCGAGGCGCCCAGCTGGTGTCGGCCCTGCCTAGCCCGCTCACCCGGGCCGTGGCCAAGCTGAACACCAAGGGCGTGCGCATGCACGACTCGATCCCGGTGCCCGACTACACTGCCGGCCTCTGGCAACATTGA
- a CDS encoding class I SAM-dependent methyltransferase: MASRHTLFRVFYRLGFTPWDGHPQSPVLRGLIEGPDALPPGSALDVGCGTGDASIYLAQHGWQVTGVDFVPKALDKARAKAQAANVAVSFVRADVTHLRQAGIGSGFQVIVDNGCFHGMSAHDRDLYVDEISAAAAPSARLVMVAFAPRGGFGPAGVEQSEIERRFTPAWSLLSATDEPRWADNSRFAARFHARTYLLQRQ; the protein is encoded by the coding sequence ATGGCTTCTCGACACACACTGTTTCGCGTCTTCTACCGGCTGGGCTTTACTCCGTGGGACGGCCATCCGCAGTCCCCGGTATTACGCGGACTCATCGAAGGACCCGACGCGCTGCCGCCAGGATCTGCGCTCGACGTGGGATGTGGCACCGGAGATGCGTCGATCTACCTGGCCCAACACGGATGGCAAGTCACCGGGGTTGACTTCGTGCCGAAGGCACTCGACAAAGCTCGCGCAAAGGCTCAGGCGGCCAACGTCGCGGTCAGCTTCGTGCGGGCAGACGTCACGCATTTGCGTCAGGCCGGAATCGGCTCGGGATTCCAAGTGATCGTGGACAACGGGTGCTTCCACGGTATGAGTGCTCATGACCGCGACCTCTATGTCGACGAGATCAGCGCCGCCGCCGCGCCAAGCGCACGACTGGTGATGGTGGCCTTCGCGCCCCGCGGCGGTTTCGGCCCGGCGGGCGTCGAGCAGTCGGAAATCGAACGTCGCTTCACGCCCGCCTGGTCGCTGTTGTCGGCGACCGACGAACCGCGCTGGGCAGACAACAGCAGGTTCGCAGCCCGATTCCACGCCCGAACCTACCTGCTGCAGCGCCAGTAG
- a CDS encoding TetR/AcrR family transcriptional regulator: MSRPRSDTRERIQDVARELFLQQGVQRTSLQDIADKLGITKPALYYHFASREELIRSIVQPLIDEGEQFIAEREGRGGVDVRELLEGYFDFHYRHRRDLVVVLAEFAILEDLGLIEKVLAWRERLGKLVFGPKPTLAQATRAVIAFGGLQDCCLQFPDAPVEKLRAAAVEGALAALGL, from the coding sequence GTGAGCCGACCCCGCTCCGATACGCGCGAGCGCATCCAAGATGTGGCCCGCGAGCTGTTCCTGCAGCAGGGCGTGCAACGCACCAGCCTGCAGGACATCGCCGACAAATTAGGGATCACCAAGCCCGCGCTGTACTACCACTTCGCCTCGCGCGAAGAGCTGATCCGCAGCATCGTGCAGCCCCTGATCGACGAGGGCGAACAGTTCATCGCCGAAAGGGAAGGCCGGGGCGGCGTCGACGTGCGCGAGTTGCTCGAGGGCTACTTCGATTTTCACTACCGGCATCGGCGCGATCTGGTGGTAGTGCTGGCGGAGTTCGCCATCCTCGAAGACCTCGGCCTGATCGAAAAGGTGCTGGCGTGGCGGGAACGGCTCGGCAAGCTGGTGTTCGGGCCGAAACCGACGCTGGCGCAAGCGACCCGCGCGGTGATCGCGTTCGGCGGCCTGCAGGACTGCTGTCTGCAGTTTCCCGACGCACCCGTCGAGAAGCTGCGTGCCGCGGCGGTCGAGGGCGCGCTGGCCGCCCTGGGCCTTTGA
- a CDS encoding acetyl-CoA C-acetyltransferase: protein MSEEAFIYEAIRTPRGKQKNGSLHEVKPLDLVVGLINELRRRFPDLDENMISDVILGVVSPVGDQGGDIARTAVLAAGLPDTTGGVQLNRFCASGLEAVNTAAQKVRSGWDDLVLAGGVESMSRVPMGSDGGAMALDPATNYDVGFVPQGIGADLIATLEGFSREDVDAYALRSQQRAAAAWSGGYFAKSVVPVRDQNGLLILDHDEHMRPDTTMEGLAKLKPAFEGVAALGGFDDVALQKYHWVEKINHVHTGGNSSGIVDGAALVLIGSEAAGKSQGLTPRARIVATATSGAEPTIMLTGPTPATRKVLDRAGLTIDDIDLFELNEAFASVVLKFQKDLGIPDEKLNVNGGAIAMGHPLGATGAMILGTMVDELERRKARRALVTLCIGGGMGVATIIERV from the coding sequence ATGTCCGAAGAAGCCTTCATTTACGAGGCTATCCGCACACCGCGCGGCAAGCAGAAAAACGGCTCACTACATGAGGTCAAGCCGCTTGACCTGGTCGTCGGCCTCATCAACGAGCTGCGTCGGCGCTTCCCCGACCTCGATGAGAACATGATCAGCGACGTCATCCTCGGCGTGGTCTCGCCGGTCGGCGACCAGGGCGGCGACATCGCCCGCACCGCGGTGCTGGCGGCGGGCCTGCCCGACACCACCGGCGGGGTGCAGCTCAACCGGTTCTGCGCCTCCGGGCTGGAGGCGGTGAACACCGCCGCGCAAAAAGTGCGCTCCGGCTGGGACGACCTGGTGCTGGCCGGCGGTGTGGAGTCGATGAGCCGGGTGCCGATGGGTTCCGACGGTGGCGCGATGGCGCTCGACCCGGCCACCAACTACGACGTGGGGTTCGTGCCGCAGGGCATCGGGGCCGACCTGATCGCCACCCTGGAGGGCTTCTCCCGCGAGGACGTCGACGCCTACGCGCTGCGCAGCCAGCAGCGCGCCGCCGCGGCCTGGTCCGGAGGCTACTTCGCCAAGTCGGTGGTGCCGGTGCGCGACCAGAACGGACTGCTGATCCTCGACCACGACGAGCACATGCGGCCCGACACGACCATGGAGGGTCTGGCCAAACTCAAGCCGGCCTTCGAAGGCGTTGCGGCGCTAGGGGGTTTCGATGACGTGGCGCTGCAGAAATACCACTGGGTGGAAAAGATCAACCACGTCCACACCGGCGGCAACAGCTCAGGGATCGTCGACGGCGCGGCATTGGTGCTCATCGGGTCCGAAGCCGCGGGCAAGTCGCAGGGTCTCACCCCGCGGGCCCGCATCGTGGCGACCGCGACCAGCGGCGCCGAGCCGACGATCATGCTGACCGGCCCCACCCCGGCCACCCGCAAGGTGCTCGACCGGGCCGGGCTGACGATCGACGACATCGACCTGTTCGAGCTCAACGAGGCGTTCGCGTCGGTGGTGCTGAAGTTCCAGAAGGACTTGGGCATTCCCGACGAGAAGTTGAATGTCAACGGTGGTGCGATCGCGATGGGCCACCCCCTGGGCGCCACCGGCGCGATGATCCTCGGCACCATGGTCGACGAACTCGAGCGCCGCAAGGCCCGCCGCGCATTGGTCACGTTGTGCATCGGCGGCGGCATGGGTGTCGCCACCATCATCGAGAGGGTTTAA
- a CDS encoding pyridoxal phosphate-dependent aminotransferase: MTVSRLRPYATTVFAEMSELAARIGAVNLGQGFPDEDGPPGMLKTAQDAIARGVNQYPPGIGVPELRQAIAAHRRRHYGVDYDPDTQVLVTVGATEAIAAAVLGLVEPGDEVILIQPFYDSYSPVVAMAGARRVVVPLVLDGRGFALDVDALRRAVTPRTKALIVNSPHNPTGTVLTDAELAAIAEIAVEANLLVISDEVYEHLVYDDRRHLPPATYPGMAERTITISSAAKMFNCTGWKIGWACGPADLIAGVRAAKQYLSYVGGAPFQPAVAEALNNEEAWVAALRTALQARRDRLASALADLGFDVHDSSGTYFLCADPRPLGHDDSTAFCAALPVKVGVAAIPMSAFCDPDGEQARLWNHLVRFTFAKRDDTLDEAIRRLAALRDRSAIAADGRPAPGP; the protein is encoded by the coding sequence ATGACGGTGTCGCGACTGCGGCCGTATGCGACCACGGTTTTCGCCGAAATGTCGGAGCTGGCCGCAAGGATCGGCGCAGTGAACCTCGGGCAGGGTTTTCCCGACGAGGACGGCCCACCCGGGATGTTGAAAACCGCGCAGGACGCCATCGCGCGGGGAGTCAACCAGTACCCCCCGGGCATCGGTGTCCCGGAACTACGCCAAGCCATCGCCGCACACCGCAGACGGCACTACGGCGTCGACTACGATCCGGACACCCAAGTGCTGGTGACGGTCGGCGCGACCGAAGCCATCGCCGCGGCGGTGCTCGGACTGGTGGAGCCGGGCGACGAGGTGATCTTGATCCAGCCGTTCTACGACTCCTACTCGCCGGTGGTGGCCATGGCCGGGGCGCGGCGGGTTGTCGTCCCCCTGGTGTTGGATGGCCGCGGCTTCGCGCTAGACGTCGACGCGCTGCGCCGTGCGGTGACGCCGCGCACCAAAGCGCTGATCGTCAACTCGCCGCACAACCCCACCGGCACGGTGCTCACCGACGCCGAACTGGCGGCCATCGCGGAAATCGCCGTCGAAGCAAACCTGCTGGTCATCTCCGACGAGGTTTACGAGCACCTGGTATACGACGACCGCCGTCATCTGCCGCCGGCCACTTACCCGGGCATGGCCGAGCGCACCATCACCATCTCCAGTGCTGCCAAGATGTTCAATTGCACCGGCTGGAAGATCGGATGGGCTTGCGGCCCAGCGGATCTCATCGCCGGAGTACGGGCAGCCAAGCAGTATCTGAGCTACGTCGGCGGCGCCCCGTTCCAACCGGCGGTGGCCGAGGCGCTCAATAACGAAGAGGCCTGGGTGGCCGCACTGCGCACCGCGCTGCAGGCCAGGCGCGACCGGCTGGCGAGCGCACTGGCCGACCTCGGCTTCGACGTCCACGACAGCTCGGGCACCTACTTCCTGTGCGCAGACCCTCGCCCTTTGGGTCACGACGACAGCACCGCGTTCTGTGCCGCACTGCCCGTGAAGGTGGGGGTGGCCGCGATCCCGATGTCGGCCTTCTGTGACCCCGACGGCGAGCAGGCGAGGCTCTGGAATCACCTGGTGCGGTTCACATTTGCCAAACGGGACGACACCCTCGATGAGGCGATCCGCCGACTGGCGGCGCTTCGCGACCGAAGCGCTATTGCGGCTGACGGGCGTCCTGCGCCCGGCCCATAA